From a single Micromonospora sp. WMMD1102 genomic region:
- the sigK gene encoding ECF RNA polymerase sigma factor SigK, producing MKPGDRGTDRSDPTEGAGQPRRLRPERLSAVPAQRGGEPGRTVPTDGAGEPDRLLRAIARGDEAAFGQLYEIVAPRVFGLVRRVLRDPAQAEEVTQEVLVEIWRTAGRFDPARGSATAWMFTIAHRRAVDRIRTEQAGVDRAGRLAAASGQTPYDDVVETATTRLEQQQVRRCLDALTELQRQAITMAYYGGHTYPEVARLLETSLPTVKTRMRDGLIRLRDCLGVEVTR from the coding sequence ATGAAACCGGGTGACCGGGGAACCGACCGGTCGGATCCGACCGAGGGGGCCGGGCAGCCGCGTCGGCTCCGGCCCGAACGGCTCTCGGCGGTGCCGGCACAACGGGGCGGCGAGCCGGGCCGGACCGTACCGACCGATGGCGCCGGCGAGCCGGACCGGCTGCTCCGGGCCATCGCCCGGGGTGACGAGGCGGCCTTCGGCCAGCTCTACGAGATCGTGGCGCCCCGGGTGTTCGGCCTGGTCCGGCGGGTGCTGCGCGATCCGGCCCAGGCCGAGGAGGTGACCCAGGAGGTGCTTGTCGAGATCTGGCGTACCGCCGGCCGGTTCGATCCGGCCCGTGGCTCGGCGACCGCCTGGATGTTCACCATCGCGCACCGCCGGGCCGTCGACCGGATCCGCACCGAGCAGGCCGGGGTGGACCGGGCCGGCCGGCTCGCCGCCGCGAGCGGGCAGACCCCGTACGACGACGTGGTGGAGACGGCCACCACCAGGCTGGAACAGCAGCAGGTCCGGCGCTGCCTCGACGCGCTCACCGAGTTGCAGCGGCAGGCGATCACCATGGCCTACTACGGCGGGCACACGTACCCCGAGGTTGCCCGGCTGCTGGAAACCTCGCTGCCGACGGTCAAGACCAGGATGCGGGACGGCCTGATCCGGCTGCGCGACTGCCTGGGTGTGGAGGTGACCCGCTGA
- a CDS encoding fasciclin domain-containing protein: protein MRTKIFAPVAVATACILTLGACGGDPADEAGGAPATSAPPMATSAPAMMDGEFGPGCAAVPTDASNPGSFEAMAKVPVATAASGNPVLSTLVSAVKEADLVDSLNSADGVTVFAPTNDAFAKIPEADLNKVMADKKMLAGVLTYHVVSGKLAPAQLAGSHKTLQGGTVTVTGSGTDFKVGPEATVVCGNVQTANAVVYLVDSVLMPPS from the coding sequence ATGCGTACCAAAATTTTCGCGCCGGTGGCGGTGGCCACGGCCTGCATCCTGACGCTCGGCGCCTGCGGCGGCGACCCGGCGGACGAGGCGGGCGGCGCCCCGGCGACCAGCGCGCCGCCGATGGCGACCAGCGCACCGGCGATGATGGACGGCGAGTTCGGCCCCGGCTGCGCCGCCGTGCCGACCGACGCGTCGAACCCGGGCAGCTTCGAGGCGATGGCGAAGGTGCCGGTGGCCACCGCCGCCAGCGGCAACCCGGTGCTCTCCACACTGGTCAGTGCGGTCAAAGAGGCGGACCTGGTCGACTCGCTCAACAGCGCCGACGGGGTCACCGTCTTCGCGCCCACCAACGACGCGTTCGCGAAGATCCCCGAGGCCGACCTGAACAAGGTGATGGCCGACAAGAAGATGCTCGCCGGGGTGCTCACCTACCACGTGGTGTCCGGCAAGCTCGCCCCGGCACAGCTCGCCGGCTCGCACAAGACGCTGCAGGGCGGCACCGTCACCGTGACCGGCTCCGGCACCGACTTCAAGGTCGGCCCGGAGGCGACCGTGGTCTGCGGCAACGTCCAGACCGCGAACGCGGTGGTGTACCTGGTCGACTCCGTCCTGATGCCGCCGTCCTGA
- a CDS encoding alpha-amylase family protein encodes MTDRWYAEAVVYCLDIDTYADSDGDGIGDIQGLIGRLDYLARLGVTCLWLHPIHPSTQRDDGYDATDFYGVDPRLGTLGDFAELLHQAANRGIRVIIDLVVNHTSDQHPWFTSARSSPDSPYRDWYVWSDQEPPDRHQGMVFPGEQDETWSYDRTAKSWFYHRFYRFQPDLNFGNPAVRAEVKKIMSFWLQLGVAGFRIDAAPFIIEQTEPGNPNSPKDFEFLTELRQHVQWRRADALLLAEANVEPDQLRVYFGDSGGSANRLHMLFDFMLNGRMILALARQDPEPIIDGLRDTPALPKGAQWATFLRNHDEIDLSRLTAEQRAQVYEQFGPDENMRIYDRGIRRRLAPMLGNDRRRIELAYALQFSLRGTPVLRYGEEIGMGEDLSLPGRESIRTPMQWSGKPNAGFSSAPADKLVRPVIDDGEFGYQRVNVTAQRHDASSLLGWFERMIRTLREAPEIGSGSCTHVDQEMPPGVLAHRADGPTGCMLFLHNLGTRRAVVNLGALFPEADMPNDVFADRDYPPVGKLDALELAGYGYRWIRLFRSGAVE; translated from the coding sequence ATGACGGACCGGTGGTACGCGGAGGCGGTCGTCTACTGCCTCGACATCGACACGTACGCCGACTCGGACGGCGACGGTATCGGCGACATCCAGGGCCTGATCGGCCGGCTCGACTATCTGGCCCGGCTCGGGGTGACCTGCCTGTGGCTGCATCCGATCCACCCGTCGACGCAGCGCGACGACGGCTACGACGCCACCGACTTCTACGGCGTCGACCCCCGGCTCGGCACCCTCGGCGACTTCGCGGAGCTGCTGCACCAGGCCGCCAACCGGGGGATCCGGGTCATCATCGACCTGGTGGTCAACCACACCTCGGACCAGCACCCGTGGTTCACCTCCGCCCGCTCGTCGCCCGACTCGCCGTACCGCGACTGGTACGTCTGGTCGGACCAGGAGCCGCCGGACCGGCACCAGGGCATGGTCTTCCCAGGTGAGCAGGACGAGACCTGGAGCTACGACCGGACCGCGAAGTCCTGGTTCTACCACCGGTTCTACCGGTTCCAGCCGGACCTCAACTTCGGCAACCCGGCGGTACGTGCCGAGGTCAAGAAGATCATGTCGTTCTGGCTCCAGCTCGGTGTCGCCGGGTTCCGGATCGACGCGGCGCCGTTCATCATCGAGCAGACCGAGCCCGGCAACCCGAACTCGCCCAAGGACTTCGAGTTCCTGACCGAGCTGCGCCAGCACGTCCAGTGGCGGCGGGCCGACGCGCTGCTGCTGGCCGAGGCGAACGTCGAACCCGACCAGCTCCGCGTCTATTTCGGCGACAGCGGCGGCTCCGCCAACCGGCTGCACATGCTCTTCGACTTCATGCTGAACGGCCGGATGATCCTGGCGCTGGCCAGGCAGGACCCGGAACCGATCATCGACGGCCTGCGGGACACCCCGGCGCTGCCGAAGGGGGCGCAGTGGGCCACCTTCCTGCGCAACCACGACGAGATCGACCTCTCCCGGCTCACCGCCGAGCAGCGGGCGCAGGTGTACGAGCAGTTCGGGCCGGACGAGAACATGCGGATCTACGACCGGGGCATCCGGCGCCGGCTCGCCCCGATGCTCGGCAACGACCGGCGCCGGATCGAGCTGGCGTACGCCCTCCAGTTCTCGCTGCGCGGCACCCCGGTGCTGCGGTACGGCGAGGAGATCGGGATGGGCGAGGACCTGTCGCTGCCGGGTCGGGAGTCGATCCGTACCCCGATGCAGTGGTCCGGGAAGCCGAACGCCGGCTTCTCCAGCGCGCCCGCCGACAAGCTGGTCCGCCCGGTGATCGACGACGGGGAGTTCGGCTACCAGCGGGTGAACGTCACCGCGCAGCGGCACGACGCGTCGTCGCTGCTGGGCTGGTTCGAGCGGATGATCCGTACCCTGCGCGAGGCCCCCGAGATCGGCTCCGGCTCCTGCACCCACGTCGACCAGGAGATGCCGCCCGGGGTGCTGGCACACCGGGCGGACGGCCCGACCGGCTGCATGCTCTTCCTGCACAACCTCGGCACCCGGCGGGCGGTGGTCAACCTGGGCGCGCTCTTCCCGGAGGCGGACATGCCGAACGACGTGTTCGCCGACCGCGACTACCCGCCGGTCGGCAAGCTCGACGCGCTGGAGCTGGCCGGCTACGGCTACCGCTGGATCCGGCTGTTCCGCTCGGGCGCGGTCGAATAG
- a CDS encoding cellulose binding domain-containing protein has protein sequence MRRRRSLVLSVVAGLVATVGVAWGALPAYAAGPTATFVKTADWGTGWEGKYTITNGGTGTLNGWSVAFDLPAGTTMGSYWDALLTSSGQRHTFTNRSWNGTVAPGASVSFGFLATGSGSPANCTLNGAACGGSSTPTTPPTTAPPTTPPTDPPATGLPKHFLTGYWHNFDNPAVELRLRDVPAEYDLIAVAFAEATSTPGAVTFGIDPGLSASVGGYTNADFAADVRTVKARGKKVILSVGGETGRVAVNDAASATAFSNSVYSLIQQYGFDGVDIDLENGLNPTYMAQALRSLRSRVGAGLIITMAPQTIDMQSPSVSYFKLALDIRDILTVVHTQFYNSGSMLGCDQSFAYAQGTVNFMTALACLQLEAGLRPEQVALGLPAGPGAAGGGIVAPSLVNQALDCLARGTSCGSFRPPRTYPGIRGAMTWSINWDVSNGNNFARTVRPHLSTLP, from the coding sequence ATGAGACGCCGCAGAAGCCTTGTCCTGTCCGTAGTCGCCGGCCTGGTGGCAACCGTCGGCGTCGCCTGGGGAGCGCTGCCGGCGTACGCGGCCGGGCCGACCGCGACCTTCGTCAAGACCGCCGACTGGGGGACCGGCTGGGAGGGGAAGTACACAATCACCAACGGCGGGACCGGCACCCTCAACGGCTGGTCGGTCGCCTTCGACCTGCCCGCCGGCACCACCATGGGCAGCTACTGGGACGCCCTGCTGACCTCCTCCGGACAGCGGCACACCTTCACCAACCGGTCCTGGAACGGCACCGTCGCCCCCGGCGCCTCGGTCTCGTTCGGCTTTCTCGCCACCGGCTCCGGCAGCCCGGCCAACTGCACGCTCAACGGCGCGGCCTGCGGCGGCAGCAGCACCCCGACGACGCCGCCGACCACCGCGCCGCCCACCACCCCGCCGACGGACCCGCCGGCGACCGGGCTGCCGAAACACTTCCTCACCGGGTACTGGCACAACTTCGACAACCCCGCCGTCGAGTTGCGGCTGCGGGACGTGCCCGCCGAGTACGACCTGATCGCCGTCGCCTTCGCCGAGGCGACCAGCACCCCCGGGGCGGTCACCTTCGGCATCGACCCCGGACTGTCCGCCTCGGTCGGCGGCTACACGAACGCCGACTTCGCCGCCGACGTACGCACCGTCAAGGCGCGCGGCAAGAAGGTGATCCTCTCGGTCGGCGGCGAGACCGGCCGGGTCGCGGTCAACGACGCCGCCTCGGCGACCGCGTTCAGCAACAGCGTGTACAGCCTGATCCAGCAGTACGGCTTCGACGGCGTCGACATCGACCTGGAGAACGGGCTCAACCCGACGTACATGGCGCAGGCGCTGCGGTCACTGCGCAGCCGGGTCGGCGCCGGCCTGATCATCACGATGGCGCCGCAGACCATCGACATGCAGTCGCCCTCGGTGTCGTACTTCAAACTGGCGCTGGACATCCGGGACATCCTCACCGTCGTGCACACCCAGTTCTACAACTCCGGTTCGATGCTCGGCTGCGACCAGTCCTTCGCGTACGCCCAGGGCACCGTCAACTTCATGACGGCGCTGGCCTGCCTGCAACTCGAAGCCGGACTCCGCCCCGAGCAGGTGGCGCTCGGCCTGCCCGCCGGCCCGGGGGCGGCCGGCGGCGGCATCGTCGCGCCGAGCCTGGTCAACCAGGCGCTGGACTGCCTGGCCAGGGGGACCAGCTGCGGCAGCTTCCGCCCGCCACGCACCTACCCCGGCATCCGGGGCGCGATGACCTGGTCGATCAACTGGGACGTCAGCAACGGCAACAACTTCGCCCGGACCGTACGCCCGCACCTGTCCACCCTGCCCTGA
- a CDS encoding UvrD-helicase domain-containing protein, translating into MSDARTQEIAAEQRIVDRVYARLDVLREQAAAVADEGRQRAAAGPLTGLVERDAMAHRAATRLRALDAEAEGLVFGRLDFDDGETYRIGRLGVREGTEPLLVDWRAPAAAPFYRATPGEPLGVVRRRVIICRGAEVVDLDDDVLSPDAAADLRVLGEGALLAALRRSRGPHMRDIVTTIQREQDEAIRAPARGVTLITGGPGTGKTQVALHRAAYLLYTDRGRFTDGRILVVGPSTVFTNYIGRVLPSLGEESVHLRAIGELVDGVTATRRERAEVARVKGDERVRNVLAELVWQTPPSAPERLRIVYAGQVLTLDRADLTAARARVRDRCAETGTLPNAARPAAAATLLDALWDRVHGSHLDRDLFAEDVGDRGEFHRFLRAWWPVLTPTAVLGWLADPARVVGLDDGRDAELLAASYRRRPADWSVDDVPLLDELAQLLGEPPPAPRAPEPEWQLRELGVGARTVRTFVLSCGLREGWELYAPGLATPMALAGPGIDNDATAAAQRWAEAVILREGHRVVGWTDGFDPHGEEGYVPLLAEPLPVPEPDDEPSGDDPYLHVILDEAQDLSPMECRMIARRAEYASMTVVGDLGQATHPLATDSWPGLLTRLGKREVRTLELNTGYRVPRVVAEFAARVLAPGIAPTRSYRAGGSLSVRQVDDLPAAVRAAARQAPPDATVAVIAADDTADELTAGLADLPSVAVVPASLCKGLEYDHVVVVEPAEIVAAEPRGGNRLYVALTRAVAGLVVLHREPLPPALRD; encoded by the coding sequence GTGTCCGACGCCAGAACGCAGGAGATCGCCGCCGAACAACGGATCGTCGACCGGGTCTACGCGCGACTCGACGTACTGCGGGAGCAGGCCGCCGCCGTCGCCGACGAGGGACGGCAGCGGGCGGCGGCCGGCCCGCTCACCGGGCTTGTCGAACGGGACGCGATGGCCCACCGGGCCGCCACCCGGCTGCGGGCACTCGACGCCGAGGCCGAGGGACTCGTCTTCGGAAGGCTCGACTTCGACGACGGCGAGACCTACCGGATCGGGCGGCTCGGCGTACGCGAGGGCACCGAGCCGCTGCTCGTCGACTGGCGGGCACCGGCCGCCGCGCCGTTCTACCGGGCCACCCCGGGTGAGCCGCTCGGCGTGGTACGCCGTCGGGTGATCATCTGTCGGGGCGCGGAGGTGGTCGACCTCGACGACGACGTACTCTCCCCGGACGCCGCGGCGGACCTGCGGGTGCTCGGCGAGGGCGCGTTGCTGGCCGCGCTGCGCCGCTCCCGTGGCCCGCACATGCGGGACATCGTCACCACCATCCAGCGCGAACAGGACGAGGCGATCCGGGCACCCGCCCGGGGCGTCACCCTGATCACCGGCGGGCCGGGTACCGGCAAGACCCAGGTGGCGCTGCACCGGGCGGCGTACCTGCTCTACACCGACCGGGGCCGGTTCACCGACGGTCGGATCCTGGTGGTGGGCCCGTCGACAGTCTTCACCAACTACATCGGCCGGGTACTCCCCTCGCTCGGCGAGGAGAGCGTGCACCTGCGGGCCATCGGCGAACTCGTCGACGGGGTGACCGCCACCCGGCGGGAGCGGGCCGAGGTGGCCCGGGTCAAGGGCGACGAGCGGGTCCGGAACGTACTGGCCGAGCTGGTCTGGCAGACCCCGCCGAGCGCACCGGAGCGGCTCCGGATCGTCTACGCCGGGCAGGTGCTCACCCTGGACAGAGCCGACCTGACCGCCGCCCGCGCCCGGGTACGGGACCGCTGCGCCGAGACCGGCACACTGCCGAACGCCGCCCGCCCGGCCGCCGCCGCGACCCTGCTGGACGCGCTCTGGGACAGGGTGCACGGCAGTCACCTGGACCGGGACCTCTTCGCCGAGGACGTCGGGGACCGCGGCGAGTTCCACCGGTTCCTCCGGGCCTGGTGGCCGGTGCTGACCCCGACGGCCGTACTCGGCTGGCTCGCCGACCCCGCCCGGGTGGTCGGGCTGGACGACGGCCGGGACGCCGAACTGCTCGCCGCCTCCTACCGGCGTCGGCCGGCCGACTGGTCCGTCGACGACGTGCCGCTGCTCGACGAGCTGGCCCAGCTGCTCGGCGAGCCGCCTCCCGCGCCGAGGGCACCGGAGCCGGAGTGGCAGCTGCGCGAGCTGGGCGTCGGCGCCCGGACCGTGCGGACCTTCGTGCTGAGCTGCGGGCTGCGCGAGGGCTGGGAGCTGTACGCGCCGGGTCTCGCGACCCCGATGGCGCTGGCCGGGCCGGGGATCGACAACGACGCGACCGCCGCCGCCCAGCGCTGGGCCGAGGCGGTCATCCTGCGGGAGGGTCACCGGGTGGTCGGCTGGACCGACGGCTTCGACCCGCACGGCGAGGAGGGCTACGTGCCGCTGCTCGCCGAGCCGCTGCCGGTGCCGGAACCCGACGACGAGCCGTCCGGCGACGACCCCTACCTGCACGTGATCCTGGACGAGGCACAGGACCTGTCGCCGATGGAGTGCCGGATGATCGCCCGCCGCGCCGAGTACGCCTCGATGACCGTGGTCGGCGACCTCGGCCAGGCAACCCATCCGCTGGCCACCGACTCCTGGCCCGGACTGCTCACCCGGCTCGGCAAGCGCGAGGTACGCACACTGGAGCTGAACACCGGCTACCGGGTCCCCCGGGTCGTCGCCGAGTTCGCGGCCCGGGTGCTCGCCCCCGGCATCGCGCCGACCCGGTCGTACCGGGCCGGCGGCAGCCTGTCGGTGCGGCAGGTGGACGACCTGCCCGCCGCCGTCCGGGCAGCGGCCCGGCAGGCTCCGCCCGACGCCACGGTGGCGGTCATCGCCGCCGACGACACGGCCGACGAACTCACCGCCGGGCTCGCCGACCTGCCGTCCGTCGCCGTGGTGCCGGCGAGCCTCTGCAAGGGTCTGGAGTACGACCACGTGGTCGTGGTGGAGCCGGCCGAGATCGTGGCCGCCGAACCCCGGGGCGGAAACCGGCTCTACGTGGCGCTGACCCGGGCCGTCGCGGGACTGGTCGTGCTGCACCGCGAGCCGCTGCCGCCGGCGCTGCGCGACTGA
- a CDS encoding Gfo/Idh/MocA family oxidoreductase has translation MLTFGLFGTGVWATEVHAAALAGHPRTRLAGVWGRDPAKTAALAERYGVPAYSDADALIEDVQAVSVALPPDVQADLAVRAATAGRHLLLDKPLALSLPDADRVVSAAAQSGIASVVFFTNRFHPAIATFLASAAVTGGWHGARGVHYASIFQPGNPYGGSAWRREHGALWDVGPHALSLVLPVLGPVTQVAAMAGPRNSVHLTLAHGEAATSTLSLALDAPPASTAVEYAFHGEDGIGVVPDRDVTPVDALRLAIEQLCTEVDSGTRDQQCDVRFGRQVVAVLAAAETARGQGRTVTLPS, from the coding sequence GTGCTCACGTTCGGACTGTTCGGCACCGGTGTCTGGGCCACCGAGGTGCACGCCGCCGCGCTCGCCGGGCATCCTCGGACCCGGCTCGCCGGGGTCTGGGGCCGGGACCCGGCCAAGACGGCAGCGCTCGCCGAGCGGTACGGCGTGCCGGCCTACTCCGACGCCGACGCGCTGATCGAGGACGTGCAGGCGGTGTCGGTGGCGCTGCCGCCCGACGTGCAGGCCGACCTGGCGGTCCGGGCCGCCACCGCCGGCCGGCACCTGCTGCTGGACAAGCCGCTGGCGTTGAGCCTGCCGGACGCCGACCGGGTCGTGTCGGCCGCCGCGCAGAGCGGGATCGCCTCGGTGGTCTTCTTCACGAACCGTTTCCACCCGGCCATCGCCACCTTCCTGGCCAGCGCGGCTGTCACCGGTGGCTGGCACGGCGCCCGGGGGGTGCACTACGCGTCGATCTTCCAGCCCGGCAACCCGTACGGCGGATCGGCCTGGCGGCGCGAGCACGGCGCGCTCTGGGACGTCGGCCCGCACGCGCTCTCGCTGGTCCTGCCGGTGCTCGGCCCGGTGACACAGGTTGCCGCAATGGCCGGGCCCCGGAACAGCGTGCACCTGACACTGGCGCACGGCGAGGCGGCGACCAGCACCCTGTCGCTGGCCCTGGACGCGCCGCCCGCCTCGACCGCCGTCGAGTACGCCTTCCACGGCGAGGACGGGATCGGCGTGGTGCCGGACCGGGACGTCACCCCGGTCGACGCGCTCCGGCTGGCGATCGAGCAGCTCTGCACGGAGGTCGACAGCGGCACCCGCGACCAGCAGTGCGACGTCCGGTTCGGCCGGCAGGTGGTCGCGGTGCTCGCCGCCGCCGAGACCGCTCGCGGCCAGGGCCGCACGGTCACGCTGCCATCCTGA
- a CDS encoding DedA family protein: MALAQDVDPTQVGGLTGWIAGVIDSLGVPGVGLLVALENIIPPVPSELVLAMAGYLAGDGRMNVVLVAISATAGSVLGAMLLYWLGAALGEDRLKRWLDRIPLVDLDDLERADRWFERYGSWAVLFGRMIPVVRSLVSIPAGANHMPVGRFLALTTLGSGLWNAIFVGLGYSLGSRWQQIDRYAGYFDYALLAVFAVMIGLWVVKKVRRRSGRRQAADTR, encoded by the coding sequence GTGGCCCTCGCCCAGGACGTGGACCCTACGCAGGTCGGTGGCCTGACCGGCTGGATCGCGGGCGTGATCGACTCGCTGGGCGTACCCGGAGTGGGGTTGCTGGTCGCGCTGGAGAACATCATCCCGCCGGTGCCGAGCGAACTGGTGCTGGCGATGGCCGGCTACCTGGCCGGTGACGGACGGATGAACGTCGTCCTGGTGGCCATCTCCGCCACCGCCGGCTCGGTGCTCGGCGCGATGCTGCTCTACTGGCTCGGCGCGGCGCTCGGCGAGGACCGGCTCAAGCGCTGGCTCGACCGGATTCCGCTGGTCGACCTCGACGACCTGGAACGGGCCGACAGGTGGTTCGAGCGGTACGGCTCCTGGGCGGTGCTCTTCGGCCGGATGATCCCGGTGGTCCGCAGCCTGGTCTCGATTCCGGCCGGCGCCAACCACATGCCGGTGGGGCGCTTCCTGGCACTGACCACGCTGGGCAGCGGGCTCTGGAACGCGATCTTCGTCGGCCTCGGCTACTCGCTCGGGTCGCGGTGGCAGCAGATCGACAGGTACGCCGGCTACTTCGACTACGCACTGCTGGCCGTCTTCGCGGTGATGATCGGACTCTGGGTGGTCAAGAAGGTGCGGCGGCGGTCGGGCCGGCGCCAGGCCGCCGACACACGCTGA
- a CDS encoding carbohydrate-binding protein codes for MNTTRTARPAPAGRTTRRRLALLAAASTLLATVFGTVTVTARAAVPPPASGWSLVWADDFTGAANTLPSSANWIIDTGTSYPGGPPNWGTGEIQTYTNSTANVSHDGGGNLRITPLRNASGGWTSARIETVRSNFKPPAGGVLAIEGRIQMPNVTGAEAAGYWPAFWALGSPYRGNYQNWPGIGEFDVMENVNGINSVWGVLHCGVAPGGPCNEFNGIGAQRACPGSTCQSAFHTYRFEWDASVSPQQLRWYVDGQQYHTVTQAQVGSYWSQMTDHAGYFLLLNVAMGGSFPNGVAGGTTPTAATVSGRPMLVDYVAVYSRGGGGNPTNPPTTPPPTTPPPGGTVSAYSTIQGEAFSGQQGVAVEACSEGGQNIGWLANGDWVRYDRVDFGSTPPRDFVVRVASGAGGGVSGLVQVRLDSPTGPVLGSLSVGNTGGWQSWQSIPGNVSSVTGVRTVYLTFNSGQPADFANLNWFTFRR; via the coding sequence ATGAACACCACCCGGACCGCCCGGCCGGCCCCCGCCGGCCGGACCACCAGACGCCGGCTCGCGCTGCTGGCGGCCGCGTCGACCCTGCTCGCCACGGTCTTCGGCACGGTGACCGTGACCGCGCGCGCCGCCGTACCGCCACCAGCCTCCGGCTGGAGCCTGGTCTGGGCCGACGACTTCACCGGCGCCGCCAACACGCTGCCCTCGTCGGCCAACTGGATCATCGACACCGGCACCAGCTATCCCGGCGGCCCGCCGAACTGGGGCACCGGGGAGATCCAGACGTACACCAACAGCACCGCGAACGTCAGTCACGACGGCGGCGGCAACCTGCGGATCACCCCGCTGCGCAACGCCTCCGGCGGCTGGACCTCCGCCCGGATCGAGACGGTACGCAGCAACTTCAAGCCGCCGGCCGGTGGCGTACTGGCGATCGAGGGCCGGATCCAGATGCCGAACGTGACCGGTGCGGAGGCGGCCGGCTACTGGCCGGCGTTCTGGGCGCTCGGCTCGCCCTACCGGGGCAACTACCAGAACTGGCCGGGGATCGGCGAGTTCGACGTGATGGAGAACGTCAACGGGATCAACTCGGTCTGGGGCGTACTGCACTGTGGCGTCGCGCCGGGCGGGCCGTGCAACGAGTTCAACGGCATCGGCGCCCAGCGGGCCTGCCCCGGCTCGACCTGCCAGTCCGCGTTCCACACCTACCGCTTCGAGTGGGACGCCTCGGTCAGCCCCCAGCAACTGCGCTGGTACGTCGACGGCCAGCAGTACCACACCGTCACCCAGGCGCAGGTCGGCTCGTACTGGTCGCAGATGACCGACCACGCGGGCTACTTCCTGCTGCTCAACGTCGCGATGGGTGGCTCGTTCCCGAACGGCGTGGCCGGCGGCACAACCCCGACCGCCGCGACCGTCTCCGGACGGCCGATGCTCGTCGACTACGTCGCGGTCTACAGCCGGGGCGGCGGTGGCAACCCGACCAACCCGCCGACCACCCCGCCGCCGACCACGCCACCTCCGGGCGGCACGGTCAGCGCGTACTCGACGATCCAGGGTGAGGCGTTCAGCGGGCAGCAGGGTGTCGCGGTCGAGGCGTGCAGCGAGGGCGGCCAGAACATCGGCTGGCTGGCCAACGGCGACTGGGTCCGGTACGACCGGGTCGACTTCGGCAGCACGCCACCCCGGGACTTCGTGGTCCGGGTCGCCTCCGGTGCGGGCGGCGGGGTGAGCGGCCTGGTGCAGGTGCGCCTGGACAGCCCGACCGGCCCGGTGCTGGGCAGCCTGTCGGTCGGCAACACCGGCGGCTGGCAGAGCTGGCAGTCGATTCCCGGCAACGTCTCCTCGGTGACCGGGGTACGCACGGTCTACCTGACCTTCAACAGTGGTCAGCCGGCCGACTTCGCCAACCTCAACTGGTTCACCTTCCGCCGCTGA
- a CDS encoding anti-sigma factor, with protein MTDIHALVGAYVLDAVNDVERAAFARHLAGCDTCAVEVAELRETAARLAEPTWSVPPPGMRAEVLDRVRRTRQLLPGRADPEGSPALSRWRRWTAAAVAAGILAAGAGALGYSLQEQRVREQRGVAEAARAEADRIRSVLAAPDAVLHGGAVTGGGRISLVTSESLDAGVVLLGGAPAPGPDRAYQLWLLRGGQPADAGVLTADASSAARLITGVRGADGLGLTVEPAAGSARPTLPTVAEVPIT; from the coding sequence ATGACCGACATCCACGCGCTGGTCGGCGCCTACGTCCTGGACGCGGTGAACGACGTCGAGCGGGCCGCCTTCGCCCGGCACCTGGCCGGCTGCGACACCTGCGCGGTCGAGGTGGCCGAACTGCGGGAGACCGCCGCCCGGCTGGCCGAGCCGACCTGGTCGGTGCCGCCGCCGGGGATGCGGGCCGAGGTGCTGGACCGGGTGCGGCGTACCCGGCAACTCCTGCCGGGCCGCGCCGATCCGGAGGGTTCGCCGGCCCTGTCGCGGTGGCGTCGTTGGACGGCCGCGGCGGTCGCCGCCGGCATCCTGGCCGCCGGCGCCGGTGCGCTCGGCTACAGCCTTCAGGAGCAGCGGGTACGCGAGCAGCGGGGGGTCGCCGAGGCGGCCCGGGCCGAGGCCGATCGGATCCGTTCGGTGCTGGCCGCTCCGGACGCGGTGCTGCACGGCGGCGCCGTGACCGGTGGCGGGCGTATCAGCCTGGTCACCTCGGAGAGTCTGGACGCCGGTGTGGTGCTGCTCGGTGGCGCTCCGGCACCCGGACCCGACCGGGCCTACCAGTTGTGGCTGCTGCGCGGCGGGCAGCCGGCCGACGCGGGCGTACTGACCGCCGACGCCTCCAGCGCCGCCAGGCTGATCACCGGGGTACGCGGTGCCGACGGGCTGGGCCTGACGGTGGAACCGGCGGCGGGTTCGGCGCGGCCGACCCTGCCGACCGTGGCCGAGGTGCCGATCACCTGA